In Ptiloglossa arizonensis isolate GNS036 chromosome 6, iyPtiAriz1_principal, whole genome shotgun sequence, the DNA window CTCCTTAAACGATAtcataatttttcattaaaaatgaatCATTatcatacatatttattttaataatattattttacaaaaagtaTATGATATACAATAGTTTATGATTACTATACCTAAAACATGCATGCTTTAATAAACACCAAACATCTTGAGTTAATGATTGTTGAGCGGAAAGAAATGATGTCCTAGTTTCATGTtcattactcaaatatttcaCATTACCAATACTTTGGCAGCCTTCACATTCATATTGTCCATCTTCCACAATATTTTGACTCCGTCTTAATATTTCTTTTGGtccataaaatttcaatttttctgtacTTTGATTATCATAATTACGGTATGTTTGAGTCGTGAATATTACTTTAGGTCCGTGTGATTCACAAAAAATACATAATGCAATCACAGCATTCATTTTCTTTGTGTGAATATTACGAATTTATTATCGACTAACAGTATATTTTCATAGTTTCATCATCCTTATCATTTGAACACACATTAAACAATTATGAATGttgaaattacaatttcaaacCTAACCTACGTTCGTGGTATtagttataatatataattgatGTAACAACacaatgtaattttattatttatctattAATAACTTGTGTTTTAAAAAACAGTAAAATTCCCTGTTTTTAGTTTTTTCACGTGATAAGACAAGAATGAAGACAAGCCAAGAGCACGTGACATTATGATAGCCTCTTATACATGctgtacacacatatacactTTTGGCCGGATGAAGCGTGTTCATATACACACAGCAATTTTGACGACCTCGTGcaagtaaaaacaaaaatatatttacgtagTAAAGTGGGTTGCTCATTATAAGGTGCAACGTGTAACGCTATCAAAATGTCGATCAGTTTGTTCTAGAGTTTGTACGCTTTCAACAACATTAaaaatacgtacatatatgtaaaaaatataattattaatatcattaaatatttattgaatatatttatattactacaattataaaaaaagagTAGATATAAAAACtttctattttacattttaatatatatGGCAATTTTAACTTCATGCCTTCGTATGCAACTCTCATCCATATACATACTGCATGTGCTTGAGGATAAGAATATTTTGATTTCTGtaacatattttaaataaagttttcaatttgttgatcaaaaaatattttcatgtgtaaatgaattttataattacaaGTTGTTATATAAATTGATACAAATAAATGTGTGATAATGTAAAATACTatactttatatattttcatagtCAAAGATTGTGTACATACATCATTTATAGCAAAATTTTCAACAGCTTTTACAGATGTACCAAATGCGTTAACAGGATCTTTACTTTCATTTACTGCATTTGTTAAATATAATTGCACTGTTACTAAAGCAGTTATTATAGTTTGATCACCTACATTGAGTGATTGAAATTGTTCTATTTCTTTATTTGTAGTAATAAGTGCATCTAACCATGTATCAACTGTCATTTGTTTGTTAGTTTCATATTCTGAAAAAgcctaaaaaatatatttttaaaatattaacttaTAATATAATAGTTTATATCTTACTTTagcaagatttaaaaaaaatagagtGTAAAGTTTCCACTGCAAACCATTCACTGTTCTGTGAATGGTATGACCAATTTGTACAAATGTTGCATATGGGTTTGTtcccaatattttattttcctgtaaaattttattttattaaaaattaaaaatgattttttttatttttataaattataatatgtaaCCTGAAGGATATCTGTTAAAGTTTTAGTTGTAAAgtatagaaaatttttaattcatatGTATTTAAATAACTCAACAAAATTGTTAACAAAAATTCATTGCAATACCCAAATTATTTATCTTGATTGCAATATTATAACCAGCACAATATGTTGTAAACGAATTTGTTTGAAAATCAATTGCAAATGAAGTGTTTGATCCtacttgttttttatttttttcattttgggTCATTGATATATTTCTCATAGGTGCAAACATTTTTTCAGCCATATTTGAAAACATTTCCATGGGATATTCTTCATGAATTGTTTTCATTctctataatataaaatataaatcattTATGTATCACTCTTTTATGTAGTTTAATTTTCTCAACATTGTGTTACCTGTCTTTAAAAAAACCACTTCTCCATTGGTCATTATATGTTTgcaaagagaataaatttcatttatatttttcttatattttatttttcatatataaTAATATCTTCTGACATAGCTCCTgctattttatacataaaaagTGGAACTAAAAAACCTTGTTCTTTAGTAATAGATAACAAATAACACATaggtatttcaattattttgacAATGTATCCTTTTTCTTCAGCATATAATTTAGCTAAATTAAAGTTTATAGAATATTCAACATAATTATCTATAATTAACAATATGCCTGTAAGTAAACAGttctatatattttaatttatcattattgtacgttaagaaattatttaaaattataaaaataattaaatatgagTAATATGTTTCATTACCAGAAGAACAGTCAAATTCAAATTCTTAAATAACTTTCAATATAATATTCTGTGGAGGTGTAGAAAAAGTATTTCCTAAAATTACACCTGTTAACATACCAGGACCTATAAATTCTGTGTATAATACTTTATTTTCAAGTCAGTCACCACATATTATCTTGACCtattaaatgtataatatattatttcataataaaaaaattctcctttgaatgtaacaaattatttacttttccagtcgttttttttaaatctttacaTAAAATTGCCTGACAATCTTCTAATACAAATGAACCACTTTGTACTGCTGCTATTTGTAAAAGACTTTTATCTATTCCCTTTTCAGACATATTTTTA includes these proteins:
- the Bhd gene encoding LOW QUALITY PROTEIN: folliculin (The sequence of the model RefSeq protein was modified relative to this genomic sequence to represent the inferred CDS: deleted 2 bases in 1 codon; substituted 3 bases at 3 genomic stop codons), translated to MSEKGIDKSLLQIAAVQSGSFVLEDCQAILCKDLKKTTGKVKIICGDXLENKVLYTEFIGPGMLTGVILGNTFSTPPQNIILKVIXEFEFDCSSGILLIIDNYVEYSINFNLAKLYAEEKGYIVKIIEIPMCYLLSITKEQGFLVPLFMYKIAGAMSEDIIIYEKXNKKNINEIYSLCKHIMTNGEVVFLKTEYPMEMFSNMAEKMFAPMRNISMTQNEKNKKQVGSNTSFAIDFQTNSFTTYCAGYNIAIKINNLDILQENKILGTNPYATFVQIGHTIHRTVNGLQWKLYTLFFLNLAKAFSEYETNKQMTVDTWLDALITTNKEIEQFQSLNVGDQTIITALVTVQLYLTNAVNESKDPVNAFGTSVKAVENFAINDVCTQSLTMKIYKKSKYSYPQAHAVCIWMRVAYEGMNQNIVEDGQYECEGCQSIGNVKYLSNEHETRTSFLSAQQSLTQDVWCLLKHACFRSLSCEVHPGKEGVCYFGDEYRGHVLSHTFTLKDAQARGFRRWCSFIVFMRDKQFLLNMWPFLVDNLKEIIRELQDFAEKKYNAEEAECPQRIVRLTTANNGSRSYNNSNKQLRTFSDITNEKHVFIRIHMWLVWILSAGARHFIEIFPTSLLDDELNYNLEHQIETEEGFTLVNAKLPVNLNLNSNESDATSEFSEVSGKSTTVILRDLRTILGKDKFRQLLYSSLTGVQILIRGPSIQRLEFLYGLSSLIPRACRRVKTQATEYMDPNKCNFIGMDTSVAVPLPCASVCRLDIVPDEHKVDDSQSHVVRWTGLLPLKLPTLLMKIEKSLDNEKLGNSTLKTHFAALQEEWANIAKVVHAMRGRGHSGDLSGLMLSLGAGPHDKKLIDAWSMGLPPNPA